The Streptomyces durmitorensis genome contains the following window.
GGTGGAACTGACCGGGCTGAGGGAGGGCGCACTCCTCGCCCACTCGATCGCGGAAGCCCTGCCCCTGGCCGATCAGTCCACCCGGCCCATGCTCGACGTGGTGGCCGACTACCTGGCCGAGCGGGAACTGCTGCTGGTGCTCGACACCTGCGAGCACCTGACCGAGACGTGCGCGATCGCCGTCGAGGCCCTGCTGCGTGCCGCGCCGGGACTGCGGATCCTGGCCACGAGCCGCCGCCGCCTCGGGCTCGTGGCGGAGGAGGTCTTCACCCTGGAGCCGTTGCCGGTGCCCCGGGGCCGGGAAGACATGGACGCGTCGGAGGCCGTGACGCTGCTGGTCGAACGGGCCGCGGAGACAGTGCCCGGCTTCACTGTGTCCACCGCCGACAGGGCCGATGTCGTCCACCTTTCCCAGCTCCTCGAAGGGCTGCCTCTGGCCATCGAACTCGCCGCGGCCCGGCTGGGCGAGATCCCCGTCGGCGAACTTCTCGAGCGGCTGCCGGACCGCTTCGGCGTCCTGCACGACGCCGACGAGACGCCGGACGCCGGACCGTCCCCGGCCTCCCGGTCGCGACCGGGCAGGGACACACCCCCCTGGCATCGGGCGCTGCGCACCACGATCGGCTGGAGCCACGAGCTGTGCACACCGGCCGAACGGCTGCTGTGGGCACGGCTTTCGGTCTTCGCCGGGTCCTTCGACACCGAGGCGGCCGTCGCCGTCTGCGCCGACGAGCACCTGCCCGGTCACGACATCCCCCGGCTGCTCGGCGTGCTCGTGGACAACTCCGTCGCCAACTGGCGGCCGAGCCCCGAGGGTTCGGAGCGGTTCCGGATGCTGGACACGCTTCGGGAGTACGGCGCCCACTGGCTGCGCGAACTGGGCGAGGAGGAGCGCCTGCGCCACCGGCACCTCGCCTACTACCGCGCGTTCGCCCACCGGGCGGACTCCGGGTGGCTCGGCCCGGAGCAGCTCACCTGGTACGCGCGTACGACATCGGAACACGCCAACCTGCGCGCCGCCCTGGACCTCAGCCTGCTGCGGCCCGTGGGACACGCCGCGCTGGAGCTGGCCGGGAACCTCTGGTTCTTCTGGCACGCCTGCGGGTTCCCGAGGGAGGGCGAGTACTACCTGGCACAGGCCATCGCCGCCGACCCCGAACCGTGTCCGGAGCGCGCCAAGGCCCTGTGGGCCGAGGGCTTGGTGCTCGTCACCCTGGGAGAGCCGGCGGCGGCAGGGGCGCGAGTCCCTGAGATCGCGGCGACGGGCGCCGGGTTCGGCTGCGCGGCGACGGCCGACCGCGCCGACACCCTGGCCTCGATCGCGGCGGTGATGCTCGGCGACCACGCACGCGCAGCGACCCTGTCCCAGGCGGTACTTGACCGGCACCGGTGCACCCCGCTGGCCCAGCCCGCACACTCGGCCGGTTTCGTACGCAGCCTGGTGTACATCGGCGAAGGCCGCATCGACGAGGCCGTCGGCGTGCTGGAGCACGTACGTGCCGACTGCGACCGGCACGGTGAGCAGTGGTCGCGTGCCTTCGCCGACTACATGTGCGCACGCGCCGAGCTGGCCCGCGGCCGGGTGCAGGCCGCGCTCGAACACGGCAGGGCCTCGTGGGTCGCCAAGCGGCGCCTCGACGACTCGCTCGGGATGGCGGTCGCCCTGGACGTACTCGGCGCGGCCGCGGCCGCGGCCGGCGATGCCCGGCAGACCGCCCATCTCCTGGGCCTCGCGCAGCAGTTGTGGGACACACTCGGCGCATCGCAGATCGGCGTCGCCGAATGGATCGCCACCCGGCGGACCTGTGAGGAGCAGGCTCGTCTCGCTCTGGGTGACGACGTCTACACCACCGTCTTCCAGGACGGCTACCGCACGCGTCAGGACGCCCCCGACCCACTGGTCCCCGGGGGCGGTCGGCACACTCCCTAGTGCCAACTCGCCCCCGTATGAGCCACCATGGGCCGGACGGTAGTCGACGGGCGGCCGCAGGGCCGCCGGCCACAGGAGGCGTCATGAGGCTGGGCAAAGCACTCGCCACCGGGATCGCCGAGGAAGCCCCGCGGGAGCAGCCGCGGCAGGAAGTACGTGAGCACGTGGCTCCGGAGCCCGAACAGAAGGCCGTGGCCGAGGAGTTGGCGGCCGAGGCGTCGGCGGCACGATGAGGCTGCGGCTCCCCGAGGAACGTCCGAAGGAGCCGCCGACCGGATACAAGATCGCCCGCCTGGCGCTGTCCCACGACGGCGCCAGGGCCGGGTTCACCGGCATCTCCCTGGGTGCGGCCCTGCCCTACGGCACGCTCGACGTGGCCCACTGCGTCTACGGCCGGCGGCACACGGCCCCGCACCGCCGCTGCGACTGCGGCTTCCACTGCGTCCACGAGCGGGCCGCGGCTCAGGCGCTCCTGTGCACCGGCGGGCACCGCGGGGCGGCGCTGCTCGAGGTGACGGTGCTCGGCGCGTACATCCGCTTCGAGCGCGGCTTCCGGTACGCGCGGCAGCGGGTGCGCTCGGTGACCGTGCGGCCGTGCGGCTGCGGCGCGCGGGCATCGGTCCTGGCGGACGCGGGGTGGGGCAGGCCCGGGTGGCGGGTGGTCGAAGGAGCGTGCGGCGGCTGCGCGGGCAGGCGTGCGTCGCTGCGGCTCGCGGAGTTCGCCCGCCTCGCCGGGGAGGGCCTCACGGTCACCGCGGCGCGCCCCGATTTTGTGCCGGGGACGCCTTCCGAGGCCATGGGGGTGCCCGAGCTGGTCGCGGAGGCGGCGCTGCTCCAGGCCAGGCTCGACCTGTTCCAGGGCGAGTTGGCACGTCTCTCGGGAGAGGGTGCGGGGGAGGAGAAGGGGTAGTCGCGCGCCGTCTGGCATGATCGGCGGCGGGGCGCGGCAGGCCGACATGACAAGGGCATGAGGCTTGATGAACAAGAGCGACAACCGAACAGAGACAGAAGAAAAGCGCGTGGCCCTGGTGACGGGTTCGTCGTCGGGCATCGGCGCGGAGGTGGCCAGACGCCTCGCCGCGGCCGGAGTCCGGGTGGTGGTCAACTCCGCCCGCTCGGTCGAGGCGGGCGAGAAACTCGCCGCCGAACTCCCCGACGCCGTCTACGTACAGGCGAACGTCGCCGACGAGACCGACGCCGAGCGCCTGGTGCAGTCCGCCGTCGACGCGTACGGACGCCTGGACATCCTGGTCAACTGCGCGGGAGCCACGCGCTTCATCGCCCATGACGACTTCGAGTCCGCCAACCCCCAGGTCTGGCGCGAGCTGTACGACATCAACGTCATCGGCGTATGGCAGACGATCACGGCCGCCGTCCCGCACCTCAGGGCGAGCGGCACGGGCAGCATCGTCACGATCTCCTCCCAGGCGGGAGTGCGCCCCGGCGGCAGCTCGATCCCGTACTCGGTCAGCAAGGCCGCCGTGAACCACATGACGAAGCTGCTCGCCAAGACGCTCGGCCCGGACGTACGGGTCAACGCCGTCGCGCCCGGCATGATCGACACCCCGTGGTTCGACGGCGTGGAGGGCATCGAGTCCGCGATGGAGGAGACGGCGGCGCGGCTCCCGCTGCGTCGCGTGGGCAGGCCGCAGGACATCGCGGACGCGGTCTTCGACCTGGTGAACGCCTCGTACATCACCGGTGAGGTTCTCTTGGTGGACGGCGGCGGCCACCTCCTCTGAGGCCACTTCCCAAAGGGGCCGGCGCGCAGCCGCACGGGCACGGCGTCGACGGCGGCCGGCGCCGGGTCCACGCCCGGTCACCACCGCGTTGACGTGCCCTGACTCCGGGGGGAGGCTCTGGCCATGACGACACATTCGTACGCTCGCTATGTCGCGATAGGTGACAGCCAGACGGAGGGTGTCGGCGACGGCGACGAGACCCGCGGCTACCGCGGCTGGGCCGATCGGCTGGCCGAGATCCTGGCCGGGGGGAACCCGGAGTTCGGCTATGCGAACCTCGCGGTACGGGGCAGGCTGACGGCGGGCATCAAGGCGGAGCAACTGGGCCCCGCCCTGGCGCTGCGCCCGGACCTGGTCACGGTCATGGCGGGCATGAACGATCTGGTGCGTCCCGGCTTCGACGCGGCTCAGGTGGCGCGCGACATCGAGGACATGTTCACCGAGCTGACCGCGGCGGGCGCGCGTGTGGCCACGGTGACGTTCCCTGACCTCGGGCGGATCTCGCCGCTCGCGCGCAGGGCGCTGCCCCGCGTCCTCGACCTGAACGCCCGCATCCGCGCGGCGGCGGACCGCCACGGAGTCGTCGTCCTGGACACGTTCCCGCACCGGGTCACCACGGACCCTCGCCTGTGGAGCGTCGACCGCCTGCACGCGAGCCCGCTGGGCCACGCCCGGATCGCCGCCGGGATGGCGGACGCGCTGGGCGTCCCCGGCCACGAGGACTGGGTGCGGCCGCTGCTGCCACCGCCGCCCGCGGTGTCCGTGCTGCGGACGGCGGTGGCGGAGGCGGCATGGTTCGCGGGGTTCATGGGCCCGTGGCTGTGGCGACGGGTCAGGGGGCGCTCGTCGGGCGACGGCCGCGAGGCGAAGCGGCCGGATCTGGGTCCGGTGGCTTCGCCTGAACGGGCTTGACGTCAACCAAACTTGAGGTCGCAGTGTGTACGTGACGGACGCGGAGCCACCCGCGTACCGCGTACCGCCTACCGGCGTACGGCGCACACACTGAAGGAGCAGCAGCCCATGACGAAGACACGCACGGACACCACGACTCTCCCCGACCCGGCCCGCGCGGAGGGCGGACTCGTCTTCCTCAGCACGTGGAGCACGGGTACGGCGGAGCGGCAGCGGGCGACGGTCGAGGCCATCGCCGAGGCCTGGGGGAGCCGTCCGTGGCCGCACGAGGGCCTGCTCTCGTACACCGTGTACGCCGGTGCGGACGGCTCGACGGTGGCGCATCGCTCGCACTGGCGTGACGACGAGGCGTACCAGGACTTCTTCGCCCACGGCAGGGACGAGCGGAACGCCGAGATCGACAAGGCGGTGCCGGGCATCGAACGGCTCGGGCTGCACAAGACGCGGCTGCGGGGTGGGGTGGCGCGGGCGGCGGGTGACGTGCGGGTGGTGGGGGTGGTCGTGATCAGTGAGGGGGAGGGGCTGCCGGGGGCGGCGCCGGGCCTGATCTCCGTCCACTTCCATGAGACGACGGAGGGCGGGCGGGTGCTCCGCTACGAGGAGTGGGAGAGCGGGGAGGGCCTGCCCGAGGAGGACAGCTACCGCTTGGCGTACGGCTTCGAGCCGGGGCGCTGAGAGGAGGCCACGGAGCACCCGTTGCCGGTGGCCTCAGCCCCCGCACTCCCCGTCGTCCCCCACGACAACAGCCCTCTGGACGAGAACAATCGCCGGTGGGACGGTGGAGTCCCCACCGGCACAAGCCCCCGAACAAGCCTTCCCCACCAACTCGATCCCCGCATCCCCCACACGAACAAGCTCTCCCGCCCACCCACCCGATTGCCCTGCGGTGTCGGGGAGTTGAGGAGGGCGGATGGGGGGCGCCGGGACAGGCGGGTGAGCAGCGAGATGGGGGTGGGCGGGGGCATGGAGCAGCGGGGCGGGTGGGGGGTGCCTACGGCAGTGGGGCGGCTGGGCGATCCGTACGAGCGGGGCATGAACACCCACTGTGGCTGCCACGCACCCGACCCACACTGGCGTGAGGGGGCCCTGCCCTCGGGATGCGGCGACTCTTCAGCAGCCGGGAGCGCGCCCGAGGGGTCGTGGCGGTTTGTCTGCCCGGAGCACGGTTCGCAGGACTCCCGTGCCGAAGCAACCCCGCGGCCACCGGACGATAGCGAGGACGGACATACCGGCGCGGCCCCGCACCCACAATCGGACGGGTGCCGTAGCTCGCATGCACCTGCAGTCGGCGGCGCTCGTGAGGGGACGTGCCGGTTTGTCTGCCCGGAGCACGGTTCGCAGGACTCCCGTGCCGAAGCAACCCCGCGGCCACCGGACGATAGCGAGGACGGACATACCGGCGCGGCCCCGCACCCACAATCGGACGGGTGCCGTAGCTCGCATGCTCCTGCGGTCGGGAGCGCGCCCGAGGGGTCGTGGCGGTATGTCTGCCCGGAGCACGGTTCGCGGCGTTCCGGTAGCGAAGTAGCTCTGCGGTCACCGGACGATGGCGAGGACGGACATACCGGCGCGGCCCCGCACCCACGGACGGACCAGCACCGCACCCGCCGAAGTGGCAAGCGCTCAGGCCGAGATGGTGGGGTGCGGCCCCGCCTCGCCCCGCCCCACGACGCACCAGCCCCGCAGCACCATCCGCACCCGCACCCCTAAGGAGTCGCCATGAGCAGTGGCAAGGAGTTTGAGATCGAGCGGGAGTTTGAGGTCGATGCCTCTCCTGTTGAGGTCTGGGACGCGTTCACCACCGGCACCGGCGGCTGGCTGTGGCCCATGGAGTACGAACCCCGGGAAGGCGGCGCCGCCCCCTCCGGCGGCATCGTCACCCACTGGGAGCCACCGCACCGCCTCACCGACCGAGTCGAGAACCCCGCAGGCCTCCCACCGGGCCAGACCTTCAACCAGCTCGACCGCACCATCGAACCCCGCGACGGAGGCCGCCGCTCCTGGGTCCGCTACGTGCACAGCGGCATCCTCACCACCGACTGGGCCAACCAGTACGACGGAGCCGGCAAGCACACCGACTTCTACCTGCACACCCTGCGCCAGTACCTGACGTACTTCACGGGCCTGCCCGTCACCTTCACCGCCCTCGACGGCCCCGCCCCCGCCACCGCCCCGGACGCCTTCGCCAAACTGGGCCGCCGCCTGGGCCTCCCCGACGACGCGGCGGAAGGCGCCCGCGTACGCGTGGACGCCCCCGGCGAATCCCTGGACGCGGTGGTCGACTTCCGCAGCCGGCACTTCATAGGCCTGCGCACGGACACCGCGCTCCACCGCTTCTTCGGCCGCAACCACTTCGGTGCCCCCGTGGGAATCAGCATCCACGACTTCGCCCCGCAGGCGGACGCCAAGGGCACCGAAATGGCTTGGAGGGACTGGCTGCTCAGGCTCTACGCGTAGCGAGAGAGACCGAACCGCCCAGCAGCCGGCCTACGGCCGGAACCGCAGCACCTGCGGATCATGATCACTGTTCTGCTCCGCGAACTCCGCGTTGATGTGCACGCTGTCGTACGCGAAGCCCTTCGAACCCTTCGAGTCCTTCGAGCCCTTCGAGCCCTTTGAACCCCCCACCCCCGGACTCGTCAGGATCTGGTCCAGGACCTGGGAGTTCCCCTGGTACACGTACGAGTAACGCTCCGCCCGCGGGAGGGACTTGACGGCAGACTTCAACGCACCCCCCGCCTCCAGCGCCGCAGTCGTCGCCGAGAACTCGAAGTCGTTCACGTCCCCCACGACCACCACATCCGCCCCCTTCTGCACCTTCTCCACATCCCGCACAAACGCATTCACCGCCTGAGCCTGCCGCAGCCGCTTCGCCTCAGACGACCGCACCGGCGGCTGATGCCGCGACGTCAGACCCTCGTCGCCGCCCTTCGACCCGAAGTGGTTGGCGACCACGAACACACTCCGCCCCCGGAAGCTGAACTCCCCGGCCAGCGGCTTGCGGCTGTCCGCCCAGGCCGTGTTCGCCGGGTCGATGCGCCCGGGGGAGAGGGTCAGCGCGGCGCGTCCGGAGGAGGAACGTACGACACCCGTGCCCGTCGTCGCGTCCCCCGCGCCCCGGTCCGTGAACGAGACCCGCTCGGGGTTGAAGAGGAACACCTGGCGGATGTTCCCGCCCGGCTCCCCGCCGTCCTTGTTGTTCTCCGGGTCGATGGACCGCCACGCGTAGCGGGGCCCGCCCGCCGCGACGATCGCGTCCGTGAACTTCTTCAGAGTCGCCTCCGCCGAGACGGTCCCGTCGTTCTTCGCGCCGTTGTCGTCCTGGATCTCCTCCAGGGCGAGGATGTCGGGCGAGGCGAGATTCGAGACGACGGCCTCCGCCAGTGCGTCGAACTTCGTCTGCGGATCACCGGGGTCGAGGTTCTCGACGTTGTACGTGGCGACGGCGAGCTCGTCCTTGGCCTGCCGCCGCGTCTTCTCCCGTACGAGCCCCTTGTCCGTGACCTTGCCCAGCGTCCGCGCGACCAGCGTGTATCCGCCGAACTGGTTGAAGTCCAGGGGGCCTTCCGCGCCACCGGACAGCGCGTCGCCGACGTTCGCCTTCGGGAACGGCTGCTCGGAGACCGGAGCCAGCTGCTGGATCTGCAGGCGCCCGGTGTTCTGGTCGTCGTAGGACTTGTACACCGCGCCGCCGCGCCGGCTCGGATTCTCGTGCGGCTTCACGGTGATCCACAGCTCCGAGTACGGATCCGTGGCCCCGACCACGCGCGAGGTGCCGACGCGTACGTTCATGCCCTCCAGGGACTCGTACAGGTCGAGGGCGTACGAGCGGGGCTTCAGCGGGAGCGCGTTGACGCTGCCGCCGTCTCCGGGGTCGCCGTCGGGCGCGTACCGGGAAGGCACCGACTTGGCGCTCACCGTGACCGGCGCGGGCAGCGCGTTGCCGGACGACTCGACCGTGACCGTCGGCTTGGTGAGCTGGGTCAGCGACTGGTTGCCGGACGCCTCGCCGCCGGGAACGTACTCGCTGACGGTCCCGGAGACACGGACCGCGTCACCGGCCTTCACTGTCAGGGCTGCGGACCCGGTGTAGACGAAGACGCCCTCGCTGGTCGAGGGGTCCGCATCGGCCTCGGGGTCCTGGATCCAGAAGCCCTTCGAGCCGTACGAACGGACACCGGTCACGATGCCCGTCACGTCCTTGACCTGCTGGCCCGCGAGGGGCGAGAGGCGGGTGGTGCCCTGGATGTCGTGGACGCGGACCTCGGCGGCGGACGCGGACGAGGAGCTCACGGCGAGCAGACCGGCCGCGAGGGCGGTGGCCACGACCGCGGAGACGGCGGCGGATCTCACGGCGGGCCGGGTGGCACGGGATATGTGCGGCATGGAGGGACTCCGGATGAGGGTGAGGTCGTATGAAGCGAGTGAGAGCTGCTGGGGCGGACGAGGCAGACGGGGCAGACAGGTCGGACGGGCGGACGGAGCCAGGGAGGTGACCCGCCGCGCCCAGCGCTCTACGCGCGTCAATCTCTTGCGTGGCCAGGGGAGTTGTCAAGGTTCGGCGGGTGTTCTCACCGTGTATGTCTTCTGACAGGGACATGAACCGGGCGGCATGGGTTCAAATCCGTCTAGGCTTCAGCCCAGCCGACCCTTCCCCAGGCTCCCGACTCAGCTCGACCAGGGGAGGCCCCATCCTTCGGAGGAGAATCAGCCGATGTCCGTAAGTCCCGCCACCCTGCCGCCGGTGCTGCTGCACTCCGAAGCGGAACTCGCGCGGGCCGCGCTCGCCACGCCGCTGCTCTCCCGCGCCGCGCGGCTCGCCCGCTGGGCCGGCCCCGAGACACGGGTCGGAGCAGGCGGCGAACTCGTCGAGGAGCAGCTGCCGGCCGCCGCGGCGGAACTGGGCCTCGCAGTGGACGACCCGGACGCCGCCGCGTACGCGAGCGAGGCCTGGCGCGTGGCCGTCGACACCGGCCTGGTGGACGTCACGGACGGGGACGAGGCCGAGGGCCCCGACGGAGCGGACGCGCTCGGCACGGTGACCGCGGGTGAGGACCTCGCCGCCCTCACCTCCGGCAGCCCCCAGGACATCCTCGCTGTCTGGCTCGGCGCCCTGGACACCGTGTACGGGGACGCGACCGTGCCCGACATGGACAACCTCCTGGACGTCCTGGAGGAGAACGGCGAGATCGACTTCGAGGAGCTCGGCTGGGACCCGCAGGCGGAGGCGGACTTCCTGGACGGCGTGCTCGGCAACCTGTACCTGCTCACCGCCGGGGACGCGGGCGCGGGCGAGGCGGTGCCGCTGCCCGCGCTCGCCGCGTCGATGATCGTGCCCGACGACATGGGCGAGCCGACGGACGACATCCTGGAGCAGGTGTCGGACGCGATGATGAAGCTCGACGACCAGTTCCGGCTCTTCGAGCCGCTGGGGCTCGTCGAGTACCAGCCGGTCGACGAGGCCCTCATGGCCGACATCGACGAGGCCGAGGCGCCGCTGCCGGACGACGAGGACGTCACGCGGTACGGCATGGTCCGGCTTACCCCGCTCGGTGTGTACGGCATCCGGGCGCGGATGCTGGAGGCGGGCGTGGACGCCCCCGCCGTCGGCGATCTCGCCGACAAGGGCGCCGACGCGCTGCTCGAAGGGACGGCCGGTTTCCCGCAGGCAGCCGCGCAGGCCGAGATCGAGCTGTGGCTCGCCCGGCACGAACCGCTGGACGCGGCACGGGAGTTGCTGGCCGCCGCGCGGGGCGGTGACGAGGGCGCGCCGCTCAGGCGGCTCCGCTGCCAGCAGGCGCTCTCGCTGGTGGGCCGGGAGGCCGAGCCCGCGCTGCGGGACGTGCTCGACGACGCCGAGCTCGGTGGGCTCGCCCGGGTGTGGCTTGCCGAGCACGGGGCGGCGGACGTGCCCGCGCCCTCCGAGGCGCTGGTCTTCTGGCTGACCATCGACACGATCGCCGCGCAGCTCGCCGCCGAGGGCAACTCGGACGAGCTGCAGGGCCTGGTCGAGGGGCTCTCGGAGCAGCACAGCGGGTTCTTCGCCGCGGCCTGGCGGGTCGAGCACCCCGCCACCGCCGATGTCCTGGAGGCGATGGGGCGGCTGCACCCCGACAAGAAGGTGGCCAAGGAAGCGCGGAAGGCGGCGTTCAAGGCCCGGTCGCAGCAAGGGATGTGATGAGCACAGAGCCGTACCGGGCGGGCCGGAGTTCCCGGCCCGCCCGGTAGTGGTGTCAGCTCAGCACTCGTACCTCGTCGTGTGCTTGAACGACGACGTCGCGCCGTCGAAGCCGTACGTCCCCCGGTACGCCGGAGGGTTCTGGTACTCGCCCACGATCGTGATCGTGTTCGCGCAGGAGCCCTGGCCCGTGCGCTTGGCGTCCAGGCG
Protein-coding sequences here:
- a CDS encoding ATP-binding protein; translated protein: MEPTERRPGNLPTETTSMVGRSTELEQLERLCRRSRLVTLTGVGGVGKSRLARRTAAGLWPRFTDGVWWVELTGLREGALLAHSIAEALPLADQSTRPMLDVVADYLAERELLLVLDTCEHLTETCAIAVEALLRAAPGLRILATSRRRLGLVAEEVFTLEPLPVPRGREDMDASEAVTLLVERAAETVPGFTVSTADRADVVHLSQLLEGLPLAIELAAARLGEIPVGELLERLPDRFGVLHDADETPDAGPSPASRSRPGRDTPPWHRALRTTIGWSHELCTPAERLLWARLSVFAGSFDTEAAVAVCADEHLPGHDIPRLLGVLVDNSVANWRPSPEGSERFRMLDTLREYGAHWLRELGEEERLRHRHLAYYRAFAHRADSGWLGPEQLTWYARTTSEHANLRAALDLSLLRPVGHAALELAGNLWFFWHACGFPREGEYYLAQAIAADPEPCPERAKALWAEGLVLVTLGEPAAAGARVPEIAATGAGFGCAATADRADTLASIAAVMLGDHARAATLSQAVLDRHRCTPLAQPAHSAGFVRSLVYIGEGRIDEAVGVLEHVRADCDRHGEQWSRAFADYMCARAELARGRVQAALEHGRASWVAKRRLDDSLGMAVALDVLGAAAAAAGDARQTAHLLGLAQQLWDTLGASQIGVAEWIATRRTCEEQARLALGDDVYTTVFQDGYRTRQDAPDPLVPGGGRHTP
- a CDS encoding SDR family NAD(P)-dependent oxidoreductase produces the protein MNKSDNRTETEEKRVALVTGSSSGIGAEVARRLAAAGVRVVVNSARSVEAGEKLAAELPDAVYVQANVADETDAERLVQSAVDAYGRLDILVNCAGATRFIAHDDFESANPQVWRELYDINVIGVWQTITAAVPHLRASGTGSIVTISSQAGVRPGGSSIPYSVSKAAVNHMTKLLAKTLGPDVRVNAVAPGMIDTPWFDGVEGIESAMEETAARLPLRRVGRPQDIADAVFDLVNASYITGEVLLVDGGGHLL
- a CDS encoding SGNH/GDSL hydrolase family protein produces the protein MTTHSYARYVAIGDSQTEGVGDGDETRGYRGWADRLAEILAGGNPEFGYANLAVRGRLTAGIKAEQLGPALALRPDLVTVMAGMNDLVRPGFDAAQVARDIEDMFTELTAAGARVATVTFPDLGRISPLARRALPRVLDLNARIRAAADRHGVVVLDTFPHRVTTDPRLWSVDRLHASPLGHARIAAGMADALGVPGHEDWVRPLLPPPPAVSVLRTAVAEAAWFAGFMGPWLWRRVRGRSSGDGREAKRPDLGPVASPERA
- a CDS encoding SRPBCC family protein — encoded protein: MSSGKEFEIEREFEVDASPVEVWDAFTTGTGGWLWPMEYEPREGGAAPSGGIVTHWEPPHRLTDRVENPAGLPPGQTFNQLDRTIEPRDGGRRSWVRYVHSGILTTDWANQYDGAGKHTDFYLHTLRQYLTYFTGLPVTFTALDGPAPATAPDAFAKLGRRLGLPDDAAEGARVRVDAPGESLDAVVDFRSRHFIGLRTDTALHRFFGRNHFGAPVGISIHDFAPQADAKGTEMAWRDWLLRLYA
- a CDS encoding endonuclease/exonuclease/phosphatase family protein, whose protein sequence is MPHISRATRPAVRSAAVSAVVATALAAGLLAVSSSSASAAEVRVHDIQGTTRLSPLAGQQVKDVTGIVTGVRSYGSKGFWIQDPEADADPSTSEGVFVYTGSAALTVKAGDAVRVSGTVSEYVPGGEASGNQSLTQLTKPTVTVESSGNALPAPVTVSAKSVPSRYAPDGDPGDGGSVNALPLKPRSYALDLYESLEGMNVRVGTSRVVGATDPYSELWITVKPHENPSRRGGAVYKSYDDQNTGRLQIQQLAPVSEQPFPKANVGDALSGGAEGPLDFNQFGGYTLVARTLGKVTDKGLVREKTRRQAKDELAVATYNVENLDPGDPQTKFDALAEAVVSNLASPDILALEEIQDDNGAKNDGTVSAEATLKKFTDAIVAAGGPRYAWRSIDPENNKDGGEPGGNIRQVFLFNPERVSFTDRGAGDATTGTGVVRSSSGRAALTLSPGRIDPANTAWADSRKPLAGEFSFRGRSVFVVANHFGSKGGDEGLTSRHQPPVRSSEAKRLRQAQAVNAFVRDVEKVQKGADVVVVGDVNDFEFSATTAALEAGGALKSAVKSLPRAERYSYVYQGNSQVLDQILTSPGVGGSKGSKGSKDSKGSKGFAYDSVHINAEFAEQNSDHDPQVLRFRP